Proteins co-encoded in one Sinobacterium norvegicum genomic window:
- the aceE gene encoding pyruvate dehydrogenase (acetyl-transferring), homodimeric type yields MQDQDPIETREWLDAIDSVIDHAGHERTSFLLNQLSERASDVGVKLPSAITTPYRNTIVPTAERRMPGDLFVERRIRSMIRWNALAMVMRANDNSDGLGGHISSFSSSATLYDVGFNYFFKGGEKADLVFYQGHTAPGVYARSYLEGRISEDQLDNFRREVDGDGLSSYPHPWLMPDYWQFPTVSMGLGPIQAIYQAHVMKYQDKRGLVDQTNRKVWAFLGDGECDEPESLGAISLAGREQLDNLIFVVNCNLQRLDGPVRGNGKIMQELEGVFRGAGWNVIKVVWGRHWDALLEKDTTGLLQKRMDEVCDGELQNYKANGGAYTREHFFGKYPELLELVKDLTDEDIMYLNRGGHDPYKVYAAYANATEHKGQPTVVLAQTVKGYGTGAAGEAQNETHSLKKLDMESLKGFRDRFNIPLSDDELKTVPYYRPAPDSPEMVYMRKRREELGGMIPSRNPDFEALQCPDLDAFKSHLKGSGKREISTTMSFVRMLSTLTKDKQVGERIVPIVPDEARTFGMEGMFRQLGIYSSVGQQYTPHDHDQIMFYKEDQSGQILEEGINEAGATSAWIAAATSYSTSNYPMVPYYIFYSMFGFQRVMDLIWAAGDSQARGFLIGATAGRTTLNGEGLQHQDGHSHLMANMIPNCVSYDPTYAHELAVIMQDGLKRMYQDKENVFYYLTVMNENYTHPEMPQGCEEGIINGLYKLKEAEGKHKLNVQLMGSGTILREVEAAAELLSADWKVDADVWSVTSANLLRRDGLACERWNLLHPEGEQQVPFVTAAFADTKGPIVGATDYMKSYLNQLLPFMPRRFAMLGTDGFGRSDSREKLRHFFEVNRYFIVIKALKALADDGEIKLSVVTKAIKKYGIDPEKIDPTSC; encoded by the coding sequence ATGCAGGATCAAGATCCTATTGAAACACGCGAGTGGCTGGATGCCATCGATTCCGTTATCGATCACGCTGGACATGAGCGTACATCCTTTCTTCTCAATCAATTGTCGGAGCGCGCCTCCGATGTTGGCGTAAAGCTGCCTTCAGCCATTACCACGCCATACCGCAATACTATTGTGCCGACAGCCGAGCGACGGATGCCGGGCGATTTGTTTGTTGAACGCCGCATTCGCTCGATGATTCGCTGGAATGCCCTGGCCATGGTAATGCGCGCCAATGATAACAGTGACGGTCTCGGTGGCCATATTTCAAGTTTCTCATCCAGTGCCACCTTATATGATGTCGGCTTTAACTATTTCTTCAAGGGTGGCGAAAAAGCCGATCTTGTTTTCTATCAAGGCCATACCGCTCCAGGGGTTTACGCACGCTCTTATCTCGAGGGTCGTATCAGCGAGGATCAGCTTGATAATTTCCGCCGTGAAGTGGATGGCGACGGCCTGTCCTCCTATCCGCACCCATGGTTAATGCCAGATTACTGGCAGTTCCCAACGGTTTCTATGGGCCTGGGTCCTATTCAAGCAATCTATCAAGCGCACGTGATGAAGTACCAAGACAAGCGTGGCCTGGTTGATCAGACTAACCGTAAGGTCTGGGCTTTCCTTGGTGACGGTGAGTGTGACGAGCCAGAATCATTGGGTGCCATTTCACTGGCTGGCCGTGAGCAACTCGACAACTTGATTTTCGTGGTTAACTGTAATCTACAGCGTCTCGATGGCCCTGTACGTGGTAACGGTAAAATCATGCAGGAGCTGGAAGGTGTCTTCCGCGGTGCTGGATGGAATGTTATCAAGGTTGTCTGGGGGCGCCACTGGGATGCTCTGTTAGAAAAAGACACCACAGGTTTGCTGCAAAAGCGTATGGACGAAGTCTGTGACGGTGAGCTACAGAACTACAAGGCTAATGGTGGTGCTTACACTCGTGAGCATTTCTTCGGCAAGTACCCCGAGTTGCTCGAATTAGTTAAGGATTTAACCGATGAGGATATTATGTATCTCAACCGTGGCGGCCATGATCCTTATAAAGTTTATGCTGCTTACGCCAACGCCACTGAGCATAAGGGGCAGCCAACAGTTGTGCTTGCTCAAACGGTTAAAGGCTATGGTACCGGTGCAGCGGGTGAGGCTCAGAACGAAACGCACTCGCTGAAGAAGCTCGATATGGAATCCCTGAAAGGCTTCCGTGACCGTTTCAATATTCCATTGAGTGACGACGAACTGAAAACCGTCCCGTATTATCGTCCGGCGCCTGATAGCCCAGAAATGGTCTACATGCGCAAGCGTCGTGAAGAGTTGGGTGGCATGATTCCGTCGCGCAACCCCGATTTCGAAGCGCTACAATGTCCCGATCTGGATGCCTTTAAATCGCATCTTAAGGGCTCTGGTAAGCGTGAAATATCAACGACCATGTCGTTTGTGCGTATGCTGTCAACGCTGACCAAAGATAAGCAAGTTGGTGAGCGTATTGTTCCTATCGTGCCCGATGAGGCACGTACCTTTGGTATGGAGGGGATGTTCCGTCAGTTGGGTATTTACTCTTCAGTGGGTCAGCAATATACCCCACATGATCATGATCAGATCATGTTCTATAAGGAAGATCAAAGCGGTCAAATTCTCGAAGAGGGGATTAACGAGGCCGGTGCTACTTCTGCCTGGATTGCAGCGGCAACTTCTTACAGCACGTCTAACTACCCAATGGTGCCGTACTATATCTTCTACTCGATGTTCGGTTTTCAGCGTGTGATGGACTTGATTTGGGCTGCCGGTGATTCGCAGGCGCGTGGCTTCTTGATCGGCGCAACTGCTGGCCGGACGACACTCAACGGTGAGGGTTTGCAGCACCAGGATGGTCACAGTCATCTGATGGCTAATATGATTCCCAACTGTGTTTCTTACGATCCAACATACGCCCACGAGCTTGCCGTCATTATGCAGGACGGTCTCAAGCGGATGTATCAGGATAAAGAGAACGTGTTCTATTATCTGACCGTGATGAACGAGAACTACACTCACCCCGAGATGCCTCAGGGTTGTGAAGAGGGCATTATCAACGGTCTTTACAAGCTGAAAGAAGCTGAGGGCAAGCATAAACTGAATGTTCAGTTGATGGGCTCAGGCACTATTTTGCGCGAAGTGGAAGCGGCGGCTGAGTTGCTGTCTGCCGATTGGAAAGTGGATGCGGATGTTTGGAGTGTCACCTCGGCTAACTTATTGCGCCGCGATGGTTTGGCCTGTGAGCGTTGGAATCTATTGCATCCTGAGGGGGAGCAACAGGTGCCATTTGTGACGGCAGCGTTCGCCGACACCAAGGGCCCTATTGTTGGTGCCACCGATTATATGAAGTCATATTTGAATCAACTGCTGCCCTTCATGCCTCGTCGTTTCGCCATGCTGGGTACCGATGGCTTCGGCCGTTCGGACTCGCGTGAGAAACTGCGTCACTTCTTTGAAGTTAATCGCTACTTTATTGTTATCAAGGCGCTTAAGGCTTTGGCCGATGACGGTGAAATCAAGTTGTCAGTCGTCACAAAAGCGATTAAGAAATACGGAATTGACCCAGAAAAAATCGATCCTACCAGCTGCTAA